A segment of the Terriglobales bacterium genome:
CCAACAACCGGCACAAGCTCCGCGTGGGCCGAAGAGTTCGGCGAGATCACGCCAGCCTTCGGCCGTGACTGGTTGGAACCTGATAGCGAGCTTATGATCTGCCGCCATTCTGCGATTTGATCATTTTCCCGAGTCCAAGTGCCACCGCTGATATCGCGGCGATTCAGTCTCTGCGCGACACGACCACGTCGCAGGCTTCACGGCATTCGAGGCAGTAGTATCGCTGGTCCTGGCAGAGGCGTACCTGATGAAATCCCAGGCACAGGGAGCAATACTTTTCACAGAGGCATTTGTCTTCGGGAAGTTCGCAAACGCTGCAGGTGACATCGCCGGCCATGACTGCAATGTAACGCAAACTGCCCAGTGGGCAGAAGTGACGAAGGTTGAGCCGCTGCGGGAATGAGGCCGAGCGCAAGCAAGACCGCGAGTCCGCAGGCCCGAGCGCAGCGAGCGATCTGCAGCAAACCCTTTGAATAAGAATTAGCCACCGATTTCACTGATCAGCACGAATCAGAAAAGGACGCAGAACTCGAGTCAAATCATCGGGAGCAACCTGGTTTTAGCCGTTGCAGCAGAATTCATATCTGTGGAAATCAGTGTCCTGTGTGGCCAACTTCTTCGCGCTGTGCCGTTTCCCGGGAACGCACCAAGCCAGTAAACGCAACATATCGTGGCTATCGTTCTTGATTCGTACTAGGAATTGCGATTTGCCCATAGACGTCCTCGGTCACACACCTACCTGCAAAAAACTTATTGACACCATGGAGTTTAGGCGTAGTATGTGGACAAAAGTGGTCAAAAGTGGAGTCAGATGGCTGTTTCTCCAAGCGAAGTGGAGTGCAGCCTGGGCAAAGGTGGAATGAGTAGACAAACACCCGAAATCAGCCCGCAGGACATGAAAACCTCCACCGAATCCGTCGCCACTTTTGCCTTCCTGGCCGGCTTGATGGCCGCCGGGATGAGAAGCAAGGACTCGAAGAACCGATTCGAAATCAATGTTTCGCGGCAATCACCCAACCCGCGTCGACGAAAAGGGACGGCTCAAGGTCCCGGCGGATTTCAAGCGCGTGATCGACGAGAAGTACGGCGTCCGATTCTACATCACGTCGCAGGACGGGAAGGTTGCTCAGATATATCCCTTCGAGGAGTGGGATGCCATCGAGCGCAAGCTGGCGGCTCTCTCCAATTTCAATCCCTCGAAGAAGAGATTTCTGACCGTAACCAATTACTACGGTCAAGTGGCGGAGATGGACGGTCAGGGCCGGCTGCTGCTTCCGCAGTTGCTGCGCGAGTCGGCGCAACTGAAGGGTGATGTGGCGGTCATGGGCTACCTGAACCATCTCGAGGTCCAGAGCATGGAAGCGGTCAAGGCAGAAGTTGAGCAGGGCTTCACGGCCGAGGATCAGAAGGCGCTGGACGATTTGGGGATTTAGAGCGGGGCCCCCAGGGGCCGACGGGCTGAGTAAGGGATGTCAGCAGCGGAATTCAGCCACGTCCCGGTTCTTTTACAGGAAGCGATCGAATTCTTAGCCGTCCGGCGTGGTGGGAGGTATGTGGATGCCACGCTGGGCCTAGGCGGTCACAGCTACGAAATCGCCAGGCGACTGGGGCGCGAGGGCCGGCTGATCGGGATCGATAAGGACCCGGCAGCACTGGAACGAGCGCGCCAGAAGCTGGGTCAGCCTCCTCCGGAACTCGCAGGCGACTGGCCCGAGATCCGGTTAGAGCGCGGGTCGTTTGTCAGCCTGAGGGATTTGGCAGGCAAGGGCGAAATCGATGGGCTGCTGGCTGACCTGGGTGTGAGCTCGCTGCAATTATCGGATGCGAGCCGCGGCTTCAGTTTTCAGGCGGAGGGACCGCTGGACATGCGCATGGATCCAGGGTCCGAGGTAACCGCCGAACAAGTGGTAAATCGGCTCGACGAGCGCGAGCTCGCCGACGTGATTTACGAATTCGGTGAGGAAAGGAGGTCGCGGAGAATCGCCAGAGCCATTGTCCGGTCGCGGCCGATTCGCAGCACCAAGCAATTGGTGGAAGTGATATCGGCCGTGGCCCGGCCAATGAAATCTGAACGTATTCATCCGGCGACGCGAACTTTCCAGGCAATCCGAATTTACGTGAATCGCGAATTAGAGGACCTTGAGGCGCTGCTCGAGAGCGCGCCGGAGGTGCTCAGGCCGAATGGGAGACTGGTGGTGATCAGCTTTCACTCACTGGAAGACCGGATCGTGAAAGACGCGATCCGTGGGGGAGTGCAGGCGGGAGTTTACCGGTCGTTGATGAAGAAGCCGGTCACCGCGAGCGCAGAAGAAGTGATCCGCAACTCGAAAAGCCGCAGCGCGAAGCTGCGGGCGGCGCAGAGAGTTTGATGGTGTGTAAGTGCTGATACAGAGACAGCACAAGATGAAGTTAAGAGAAGGCACTACGGAGCATTCCGTGAGATGCCTCAGATTTCCTGGGCGGCATCGCCTCTCGGAAAAACAGGGCGAATGAAGAAACATACTTCCTTTCACGATGCCGCCCGGGAAGGATTGGCAACTCGGTTCTGCGGGTAGGAATTGGAACCCCGGAGGTGGTCACAATGTTTCACGGTACAACAATTGATGAACTGTTCGACGCCGTAGTACGGGCAGAGAGCCATGCGCGGCTGCAACACAGCATGCCACGCGAGGCTCGTGAGGAAGTGGCTGTAGAGCTGATGCCCGGGTTTCTCTATGAACTGGCGCAGTCCAACGCAGAACTGGTCGGAGTGGCATAAATGGCAAGCGGAGCGCTGGCCGGCTCGACCCGAACCCAACAGATCTACGCATCCTCACGGCGCTCCTGCTATGGCACGCCCGAGATCTATTTTCCCAAGCCTATTGACAACTCACGGCTGGTGAAGGTCGACGATCCGCAGCGCAAGCGCGAATTGCGAATGCTGACCGTCGCGCTGGGCGTGATGTTCGCCATCGTGATGGTTTATGCCTGGCAGCACTTCACCGCCATCGAATACGGGTATCGTATCGAGGCGATGAAGTCGCAGCGAGACATGCTGGCCGAGGCCAATCGGCAGCTTCGTCTGGAAGAGGCGCGTTTGCGCGACCCGGAGAGAATCGATGCCATGGCGCATCGTATGGGTTTGCAGGTGCCGGAAGCCGGCCAGGTGCTGCGTCTGGAACCAGCTTCCGGAGAAGAGGCCGGGCCGATCATGGCACGCGCTGGGGATGTGATGGTGATTTCGGCTGCGCGCTGAGAATTCGGCAGTCCCGAATTATTGAAGCTTGGTCCGGCGGGCGAAACGGCTCGTAGCACGGCATTCAACAGGCGCAAACGCAGTCTGGACTGCGCGTGCTTGCGGACCAACCGAGCAGGCAGCGGCCCAATGGCCGTTGGAAGGAGATGGCGGCTTACACCCGCCATCTCGCTGTTGCCGCTCTGGCTCAGTATCCTTGCGAGCAGAACTATCATCCTGAATGGGACTCGGAAGACGAACCGCTTGCATAGTCCAGTTCTGAAGTTCAAGCTTGTTGAAGGAGCACATCGTGGCAGGGCCGATTGGGGATGAAGGGAAACTGGCGGAATTGATCCTTTACATCAGCCAAAAGTGTGCGACCGATCCGAAATTCGGTGCTGTCAAGCTGAATAAAATACTCTACCTTTCGGATTTCTTAGCCTTCGGAAACTGGGGAGAGGCAATTACCGCTGTCCCCTATCAGCATCTCCGCATGGGGCCAGCTCCCGCGAGATTGTTACCTATCCGTGAGGAACTGCAAAAAAGCGGCAAGTTGGTTCTGCAAACGTTGCCGCTTAAGAGCGGCAAGCGTCAGGTCCGAACTGTTAACTTAGTTGATCCTGATTTGAAGGTCTTCTCTGGACGTGAGATCGCCCTTGTCGACAGCATAATTGCAGACCTCTGGAATATGGACGCCGAAGAAAGCAGCGAATTCAGTCATCGCTTTGTTGGGTGGAAGATGACCAAAGAAGGTGATCCGATTCCGTACGGAAGCATTTTCATATCGGATGAGCCGTTGTCCCCTGCAGAAATCGAACGTGGTCAGGAAATTGCACGAGAACTGCACCTGACTAACAACAGCATGTAGATGCCGTCACGTGAGATCGTCGAAGATCAGCTGTTCAAGGATCAAATCAACAAGTACAGAATCAGTTGGAAACGGCTGGATGAGGCGTTGATGTCACTCGATCCCGCATTACGTGGCAGCCCGGAGTTGTTCCCTATTGTTCCTGGAACACAACTCCGCCGGCTGAAACTTGTGGGATTCCCCGGAGTGCCGCCACTGTCGATTTTCTTTACGCTTAGCGAAACTCAGATCGTGATCAAAACCGCAGAATTGATAGATCTGGAGGAGTAGAGGGACAAAGAAAAGGCGAGGAACATTTGGCCGGAGGCAAGCTCCGGGAAAGTTGAATCTCAAGTGCGCTAGGCACGACAGAAGTCTCGCGGGGCGACAATGGCAGCGGGCAGTACCTCTCTTCACGACGGCGCAAGCAGGCGTCTCTACTTCCTAGGATCCGCGCTATTGCTGTGGCTGATGCTGGTAGTTCTTCGTCTGGTCCAGTTGCAGGTAGTCCAATATGGAGAGTTCGTACAGCGAGCGCAACATCAGCAGCAGCGTACGGTAGAGCTATCTCCACGCCGTGGGATTATCTATGACCGCAACGGTCATGAGCTGGCCATGTCGGTCAACGTGGATTCGGTCTTTGCTGTGCCCAGCGAAATTCCCGACCAGGCGATGACGGCGCGCCTGCTGGCCAGAGTGCTCAAACTCGATCCCGACGAGTTGCTGGATCGCTTCAAGTCGTCGCACAGCTTCGCGTGGGTCGCCCGCAAGCTGGATCCGGAGGTTAGCGACCGCATCCACGCTTTGAATCTGCGTGGCATCTACTTCACGCCCGAGCCGAAACGTTACTACCCCAAAGGCGAAATGGCATCTCAGATTCTCGGCTATGTGGGCTTAGACGACGAAGGGCTGGGCGGGATCGAGCACGCTTTCGATGGCCAGCTGCGTGGCCGGCCGGGGACCATGGTGGTTTCCATGGACGCGCGGCGGCGAAAGTTCGGCCGCGTCGAACGACAGCCAGAGGCGGGTGAGAACGTTGTTCTCACCATCGACGAAAAGATTCAATACATCGCCGAGCGCGAGCTAGATGCTGCGATGGCGGAAACCAGGGCCGAAACAGGGACCGTGATTGTGGAGAATCCCCACACGGGAGAGATCCTGGCTCTGGCCAATCGCCCAACATTCAATCCCAATGTCCGAAAAGTCGCTCCTTCGGCGCTGAAGAATCATGCGGTGAGCGACGTTTATGAACCAGGATCAGTTTTCAAGCTGGTCACGATTTCGGCGGCGCTAGAAGAGAAACTGACGAATCCGGACGAGGTGATTGATTGCCAGATGGGATCGATCATCGTGGGTGGCATGAGGATACGCGATCACGAACGCCTGGGGTTGCTGACCGTCTCGCAGATCCTTGCCAAGTCCAGCGATGTTGGAGCCATCAAATTGGGGATGCGGTTGGGAGAGGATCGTTTCGATCGCTATATTCGCGCCTACGGCTTTGGCTCACAGACAGGAATCGAGCTGCCGGGGGAAACACGTGGTTTGGCCAAGCCGGTCAGCCGTTGGTCGAAGGTCTCGATTGGGGCCATCTCCATGGGACAGGAGATTGGCGTAACGCCGCTGCAGATCATTTCCGTCGCTTCGACTATCGCTAACGATGGTGTCTATGTCCCACCGCGCATCGTAGCCGGAGATACCAAACCCAATAGCGGACCCACCATGATCGCGTACCACCCACCGCTCAGGCGTAGGGTGATTTCACCCCTGACCGCTGTCCAAATGAAAAAAATGATGGAAGGCGTAGTGCTGTTCGGAACTGGGCGGAAAGCGATTCTGGATGGATATACGTCGGCAGGGAAAACCGGAACGGCGCAGAAAGTTGATCCCGCAACCGGTGCGTACTCGCGAAGCAGATATGTAGCTTCGTTTGCCGGATTTGCTCCCGTGAACAATCCCGCGATCAGCATCATCGTCGTGCTCGATTCCGCACAGGGTTTGCATCAGGGAGGCCAGGTTTCGGCGCCGGTTTTTGCCAGGGTGGCGCAGCAAGTGCTGGCTTATTTGCATGTTTCCCACGATGCGGAGATCAAGAACAATGTTCAACGGCTGCAGTTGCGGGCCGCGGTCAAGGATGATGATTTGAGTGAAGGGTCGCAGGACCGGCTTGGGGAGCCGATCCATCTTGCTCAGGAAAAGCCGGCTGCAGCGCCAGCAGCGGAGCCGATTCCGGCCGGCGATTTGAAGGTTGTGCCCGCTGCGTTGCGGGCAGGCAGCCCGAGCGCTGCGCCGGCCGACGATAAGCCAGAACCAACCTCGCCTCTGCCTGCAGCTCCCGTCTTGCCCGCAAGTGGAACCGTTGTGCTCGACGTGGAAGGAGGACCTGTGGTGCCGTCGTTTCTGGGGAAATCGCTCCGGAGCGTGATCGAGACAGCTGAAAACGCCGGCATCGATGTAGACGTGATCGGCACAGGAACGGCGCGGGAGCAGGTTCCGCCGCCAGGCAGTCACCTTCCAGCCGGCGGACGGGTGGAGGTGAAGTTGAGCCGTTAAGCGGGCGTGAGCGCAGCGGGAGCCCGCTGGCGAAATTCCGAGCGCAGCGAGGGATCTGCTTTTTCAGGAGCCGTTAAGCGGGCGTGAGCGGAGCGGGAGCCCGCTGGCGAAATTCCGGGCGGAGCGAGGGATCTGCTTTTCAGGAGCCGTTAAGCGGGCGTGAGCGGAGCGGGAGCCCGCTGGCGAAATCCCGCGAGCAAGTCTTCGCGAGCCCTCTAGGCGTCACGCCCGTTGCGAAAGCTTCCCGAAGCACGTAAGATTGTGCCGCACGAATTTTCGTGCAAAAAAAGTCCATGAAGACGAACATTACGCTGAAGCTGGATTCGGACCTCCTCCGCGAAATCCGAATCTTGGCTGCGCAGCAGGGCACTTCCATCAGCGCTCTGCTTTCTTCCCGGTTGGAGAAGATGGTGCGGGAACAGAGAGCTTACGATCGTGCCAAACGACGCGCCTTGCGAAGACTGCGCGACGGCCTCGATTTGAACTGGAAACCCCCGCGATCGCGTGACGAACTGCATGAGCGATAAGTACTTCGTAGATACCAATATCCTGGTTTATGCGCACGACCTCGCAGCGGGCACGAAACACAAGCGTGCCCAAGCCCTCGTCGAGCAATTGTGGGAGTCCGGTGACGGCGTTTTGAGTACCCAGGTCTTGCAGGAACTCGCTGTCACCTTGCAGCGGCGAAGCGGACGCCCCCTGTCAGCCGCTGAGTTACGCGGCTTAATCCAAGACTACCTGAAGTGGGAGATTGTGGTGAATGATCCTGATTCGGTGCTACAGGCGCTGGATATTGAGGCTAGACACAGAATTTCATTCTGGGATGCGCTTATTCTGCAGGCGGCCGAGAGCGCGGGCGCAGAGACTCTGTATTCCGAAGATTTTGCTGCAGGCCGGAGGTACGGCTCTATTCGGGTTGTGAATCCGTTCACCCCAGGCTGAAGGCTGACTGCTAATTACTGAGTGCTCATTTTGAATTACCCGATTACCATTTAGTCGATTACAATTCCATGAAGTTTCTCCAACTTCTCGACGGCGCGGAAGTTCTCTTCCAGCAAGGCAATCCCGAGATCACAGGCATTGAATACGACTCCCGGCAAGTCCGGCAGGGCAACGTATTCGTTGCCATGCGCGGTGAGAAGACCGATGGAAATCGGTACATCGATAGCGCCATCAAGGCGGGCGCAGCCGCCGTGGTGAGTGACTCCAAGGAAGTTTCCCCGCTGGAGGAAATCGGATGGGCGCAGGTTCCGCACGGCAGACGCGCGCTGGCGCGGTTGAGCGCAAATTTCTATCAGCGTCCCGCCGAACGCCTCACCAATGCCGGGGTTACGGGAACCAACGGCAAGACAACCACCACCTTCCTGATCGAGTCCATTCTTAAAGCTGAGGGAAGGAAATGCGCACTGGTAGGAACGGTGGAATACCACGTCGCGCAAAAGATCTTCCAAGCTCCGCACACGACTCCGGAAGCCCTGGAGTTGAATCGGCTTTTCTCGCAGGCGCTGGAGTCAGGTGTGACGGAGAATGTGATGGAGGTTTCTTCCCATGCGCTGGTCCAGGAACGAGCTTTTGGCATTCCTTTTGATGCGGCGGTTTTTACCAATCTGACGCGCGACCATCTCGATTATCACGGAACCTTCGAAGAGTACTTCGCCGCCAAGAGAATGCTGTTCGAGGGGTGTGGCACCGAGCCGCCGCGTGTCGCAATTCTCAACGCCGACGACGATTACGGCCGCAAGCTCATCCCGCTAAGCAAGAGCAAAAGCAGCGAGGTCCTGCTGTACGGGTTGGTGCAAGGGGATTTCCGAACCGACAAAGTAGATATCGGCCCCAAAGGGACGCGATTCGATCTGATCTTGCCGGATGCCATTGTTCCTCTATTCTCGCCGCTGATCGGAAAAGTGAACGTGTACAACATCCTCGCCGCATCGGCGGCGGCCTATGCACGCGGTTGCAGTTTGGAAGCAATCGCCAAGGGCGTCTCCAGTCTGTCGCGAGTACCCGGCCGATTCGAGCAGGTGGACTGCGGTCAGCCGTTCACCGTGGTGGTGGATTACGCCCACACCGATGATGCTCTTCGAAATCTCACTGCGCTGGCACGCGAATTCGTGCGCCAAGCAGGGGCAGCAGGCAGGGTGATTACCATCTTTGGTTGCGGAGGAGATCGCGATCGCAGCAAGCGTCCACTGATGGGCGAAGCGGCAGCAGCGGGCGGCGATTTCGTGGTGATCACATCTGACAATCCCCGCAGCGAAGATCCCATGGCCATCATTCGTGATGCCTTGCCCGGGGTTCAGAAGACGCGCACTAGATTCGTGGTTGAGCCCGACCGTCGCAAGGCCATTGAACTGGCGCTCCAGGAGGCTAGACCTGGCGATATCGTGCTCATCGCCGGCAAAGGGCACGAGAATACTCAGACGACTCGCGAGGGGGTCGTGCCCTTCGATGATGTTACCGTGACGCGCGAGTCGCTCCTTGCTTTGGGATACCAGCCAGCCCAACCCGCAGCCGCCAGCCTGGTCAAGGTGAGATCGTGAAGCTGCCACTGTGGCGCGTTGCCGAGCTCATCGAATCCGCAGGGGAATTTGACGATCAAGCAATCGCCCAGGGCTATTCTATCGATTCCCGTACGATTCGCCCTGGCGAGCTGTTCTTTGCCATCAAGGGCGAGCGTTTCGATGGTCACGATTTTGTAGAAGCGGCGCTCCGTTCAGGAGCGGCGGGAGCTGTCATCCGGCGGGACCTGCTTGCGAAATTTCCGGGGAAAGCGGGACTGCTGGCGGTTAGCGACCCGCTAAGAGCCTTGCAGGCGCTGGCGGCAGCGGTCCGCCGCATGTGGGGCAAAACCCTGATCGCAGTAACCGGATCGGCTGGCAAGACTACAACCAAGGAGATCATCGCGCACCTGCTTTCAACCCGATACCAGGTTTTGAAATCCGAGGGCAATCTCAACAATCAATACGGCCTGCCGTTGCAGCTGTTGAAGCTGGAAGCGCACGGGCGCGCGGTGATCGAAATGGGCATGAACCACGCCGGAGAAATCACCGAACTTGCGAACATCGCTAAGCCCGACATAGGGGTGGTTACTCTGGTAGCGCCGGTGCACCTGGAATTTTTCAATTCGGTTGCCGAGATCGCCCGCGCCAAGTACGAGCTGGTGGCGTCGCTGCCGCCGCACGGAACTGCGATTCTGAACGCCGATGATCCATACGTTTCGCAGTTCGGGCGCGATTTTCACGGCAAGGTCGTTCTTTTCGGATTGAAACCTACTGCCGATCTCCGCGCCGAGAATATTGAAGAGCAGGGATTGCAAGGTACCAAGCTGGAGTTAGTGGCTTGTGGAGCCCGGGTACCGACTTTGGTGCCGCTGGTCGGGCGGCACAATGTCTATAACGCGCTCGCCGGGGCCGCAGTGGCGATCGAAAATGGGTTGACCTTAGCTGACGCCGCGAAAGCGTTTGCCGGACTCCGGCCGGCCGACAAGCGTGGCCAGACGCTTTCGCTGGCTGGAGCGACGGTAATCAACGATTGCTACAACTCGAATCCGAAAGCGTTGAAATCGATGGTCGAGGCGCTCGGCACCATCCCTGGAAAGCGCCGCATCGTGGTTGCCGGCGAGATGCTGGAACTGGGCCCTACCGCGGGCCATCTCCATCAGGAAAGCGGCCGTCACATGGCGGAACAGAAGATTGACGTGGTAATTGGGGTTCGTGGAGCTGCGCGGGAAATCGTCGAGGCCGCGCGGGTAGCGGGAGTCACCGCCGTCCAATTTATGGAGACCCCGGAGCAGGCCGGCGAATGGTTGGCTCGCGAGGTTCGCCCGGGTGACGTTGTTCTGCTCAAAGCTTCGCGCGGCGTGAAATTGGAGAAGGCTCTGGAAACCTGGAAGGCTGCGGTGTCCTGAACTGGGAGTCGGCCGGCTTTTGCGGATCATATTCGTTATTGCTCGGAAGTAAGTTTCGCGTTCTGATCCGATGAGGGGCTCTTGAAGTTGTGAGTGACTTCTGTGTCTTCCCTGGCGGGATTCGGCTCCATCGCGCCTGGCTCCCGGCGCTCACGTGCCGGGATATGCTGTGTGTCGGGGTGCAGCTATCGCCGTCAGGAAAGCACTGGTGGGTTAACTGCAGAACTGAAGGCCTGGCCACCCCAGGTAGGTACGAGAGTTTAAGTGAACTGATGCGGGAAGGGAGATAGTTTTTGCTCTATTGGCTTCTTTATCAGGTCCTATATCACTATTTCACTCCCTTCCGCATTTTCCGATACCTGACCTTTCGCACCGCATTCGCCAGTCTCACCGCGCTGTTCATGGGAATGATCATCGGCCCGGCGATCATCCAGAGGCTCCGCGATTTTCAGATTGGACAGTACATCCGGGAAGAGGGTCCGAAAGCACATCAGAAGAAAGCGGGTACGCCCACGATGGGCGGTGTGCTGATCGTAGTATCGGTCATTGTGCCAACGCTACTGTGGGCGGATCTCACCAACCAATACATCTGGCTAACCGTGCTTGCCACGCTGGCCTTTGGCAGCATAGGTTTTGCCGACGACTATCTGAAGATGGTTCATCGGCGCAACCTGGGGCTTACCGGGCGAACCAAACTGTCGCTGCAGATTCTGGTGGCGGTCGTTGTCGCCGTGGTTCTGATTCTTTTCCAGGCCCGGGGAGACTACTCGACCCATCTGATCGTGCCCTTCGCCAAGAAATTTCGGCCGGACCTGGTGTTCTCTTCCCTGTTGAAGTATCCGCATCTGTGGACAATCGCATTTCTGCCGTTCATTGCCTTCGTGACACTGGTGCTGGTCGGAGCGACCAATGCGGTGAACCTCACTGACGGGCTTGACGGCCTGGCCATCGGCTGCACGGTGGTGGCGGCGGGCGCGCTCACAGTGCTGACTTACGTGAGCGGCCACGCGGTCTTTGCGGATTACCTGGAACTGCAGCGCATGCCGCAGGTGGCAGAGCTGACAGTCTTTTGCGGGGCGATGGTGGGGGCCAGCATTGGATTCCTCTGGTATAACGCGCACCCGGCGGAGGTTTTTATGGGCGATGTAGGTTCGCTGGCGTTGGGTGGCGCGATTGGCACGGTCGCGGTGATCATCAAACAGGAACTGCTGTTGCCCTTCATCGGCGGTGTTTTCGTGATCGAGGCGGTGTCGGTGATCCTGCAGGTAGGGTCCTACAAGCTGCGGAAAAAACGGATTTTCAAGATGGCACCCATCCATCATCATTTCGAGTTGATGGGCTGGTCGGAATCGAAGGTGATCGTCAGGTTCTGGATCGCGTCGCTGGTGTTCGCACTTTTTGCACTTACGACGTTGAAGCTGCGCTGAACCACCGAGGGTTGAGAGACAATGTTGGTTTGAAGCCAGGCCGAAAATATCGCAAGGCTCTTATGAGTTTCGCAGTGCTAAGTAATAACTCAGCGTGTCATCCTGAGCGAGAGCCGAGGATAGCGACGAGGCGCGAGTCGAAGGATCTTGCGGTTAAGTCAGGTAGGCCCACCCTTCCGCCCGTTTTGGGCGGAGGGTGGGAGATCCGACCTTTGCGCCCCGATTTTTTGGGCGGAGACTAGGCCGATTTAATTTCACAGCATGAACGTCAAAGGCAAACGCGTGCTGGTGGTGGGGCTCGGCAAATCAGGCGTGGCCTCCGCGCTATTTCTGCGATCGCAAGGCGCCCAGCTCACGGTTTCCGATTCGAAATCGGAAGATCAGCTTCGGGATGAAATTCCTGCGCTGCTTGACCAGGGAATCGCCGTCGAAGCCGGAGGCCACGGGGAGCGGACGTTCCGCCAGCAGGACCTCATCGTGGTCAGCCCGGGGGTTCCGCTCAATGTGCCGCAACTCGAGCAAGCACGATCCATGGGGATCCCGATCATTGGCGAGCTGGAACTGGCGTCGCAATTTCTCCACGGCCACATCGTCGCCATCACCGGATCGAATGGGAAGACCACGACGACGGCACTGGTGGGTGACGTCATCTCCTGGGGTGGTTACGAAACCCTGGTCGGGGGCAACATCGGCATTCCCGCGATTTCGTTTGTGCCAGAAGCCACCGCGGACACGTACATCGTGCTCGAGGTTTCCAGCTTTCAGCTGGAGACGATCCAGACGTTTCATCCGGAACTCGCCGTGGTGCTCAACGTCACCCCTGACCACCTCGATCGCCACGGGAGTTTTGAAGTGTACTGGGCGGCGAAGCGCAGAATCCTGGAAAACCAGACGCCGGCAGACTTCGTCATCCTGAATGCCGATGATCCGGAGTGCGTGCGCATGGCCCAGGGTTGCGCCGCCACAGTGTATTGGTTCAGCCGCAAGAAAGAGGTCGCGAGCGGCGCATTTGTTCGGCGAGACCGGATTGTGGTTCGCGACCGTGAAGGTGAACGCGAGATCATGCCCCTCAGCGAGCTTCAGCTGAAAGGCGCGCACAACGTAGAGAACGTCCTGGCGGCGGTGTGCGCGGGGGTGATCGTTCATTGCGAGCCGGGACGCATTCGCTCCGCGGTGAAGGAATTCAAGGCGGTCGAGCACCGGCTCGAGTACGTGGCGACGATCCATGGCGTCGATTACTACAACGATTCCAAAGCCACGAATGTTGATGCCACGATCAAAGCGCTGGAGTCTTTTCCGCGGAACATCCATATCATTCTTGGCGGAAAGGACAAGGGTAGCGATTACACAGTCCTGAAACCACTTCTCGAAGAACGGGCGAAGCGGGTGTACACGATCGGAGCGGCAGCGGAGAAGATCGCCGCGCACATCGCCGGCTCGGCCGAGATAGTTCATGCGGGCACGCTGGAAATGGCGGTCAAGGGCGCGGCCGATTCAGCGGCTGCGGGAGACATCGTTCTGCTCGCTCCAGCCTGCGCCAGCTTCGATCAATTCCAGAATTACGAGCAGCGGGGCGCTCTCT
Coding sequences within it:
- a CDS encoding UDP-N-acetylmuramoyl-L-alanyl-D-glutamate--2,6-diaminopimelate ligase encodes the protein MKFLQLLDGAEVLFQQGNPEITGIEYDSRQVRQGNVFVAMRGEKTDGNRYIDSAIKAGAAAVVSDSKEVSPLEEIGWAQVPHGRRALARLSANFYQRPAERLTNAGVTGTNGKTTTTFLIESILKAEGRKCALVGTVEYHVAQKIFQAPHTTPEALELNRLFSQALESGVTENVMEVSSHALVQERAFGIPFDAAVFTNLTRDHLDYHGTFEEYFAAKRMLFEGCGTEPPRVAILNADDDYGRKLIPLSKSKSSEVLLYGLVQGDFRTDKVDIGPKGTRFDLILPDAIVPLFSPLIGKVNVYNILAASAAAYARGCSLEAIAKGVSSLSRVPGRFEQVDCGQPFTVVVDYAHTDDALRNLTALAREFVRQAGAAGRVITIFGCGGDRDRSKRPLMGEAAAAGGDFVVITSDNPRSEDPMAIIRDALPGVQKTRTRFVVEPDRRKAIELALQEARPGDIVLIAGKGHENTQTTREGVVPFDDVTVTRESLLALGYQPAQPAAASLVKVRS
- the murF gene encoding UDP-N-acetylmuramoyl-tripeptide--D-alanyl-D-alanine ligase — translated: MKLPLWRVAELIESAGEFDDQAIAQGYSIDSRTIRPGELFFAIKGERFDGHDFVEAALRSGAAGAVIRRDLLAKFPGKAGLLAVSDPLRALQALAAAVRRMWGKTLIAVTGSAGKTTTKEIIAHLLSTRYQVLKSEGNLNNQYGLPLQLLKLEAHGRAVIEMGMNHAGEITELANIAKPDIGVVTLVAPVHLEFFNSVAEIARAKYELVASLPPHGTAILNADDPYVSQFGRDFHGKVVLFGLKPTADLRAENIEEQGLQGTKLELVACGARVPTLVPLVGRHNVYNALAGAAVAIENGLTLADAAKAFAGLRPADKRGQTLSLAGATVINDCYNSNPKALKSMVEALGTIPGKRRIVVAGEMLELGPTAGHLHQESGRHMAEQKIDVVIGVRGAAREIVEAARVAGVTAVQFMETPEQAGEWLAREVRPGDVVLLKASRGVKLEKALETWKAAVS
- the mraY gene encoding phospho-N-acetylmuramoyl-pentapeptide-transferase produces the protein MLYWLLYQVLYHYFTPFRIFRYLTFRTAFASLTALFMGMIIGPAIIQRLRDFQIGQYIREEGPKAHQKKAGTPTMGGVLIVVSVIVPTLLWADLTNQYIWLTVLATLAFGSIGFADDYLKMVHRRNLGLTGRTKLSLQILVAVVVAVVLILFQARGDYSTHLIVPFAKKFRPDLVFSSLLKYPHLWTIAFLPFIAFVTLVLVGATNAVNLTDGLDGLAIGCTVVAAGALTVLTYVSGHAVFADYLELQRMPQVAELTVFCGAMVGASIGFLWYNAHPAEVFMGDVGSLALGGAIGTVAVIIKQELLLPFIGGVFVIEAVSVILQVGSYKLRKKRIFKMAPIHHHFELMGWSESKVIVRFWIASLVFALFALTTLKLR
- the murD gene encoding UDP-N-acetylmuramoyl-L-alanine--D-glutamate ligase, whose protein sequence is MNVKGKRVLVVGLGKSGVASALFLRSQGAQLTVSDSKSEDQLRDEIPALLDQGIAVEAGGHGERTFRQQDLIVVSPGVPLNVPQLEQARSMGIPIIGELELASQFLHGHIVAITGSNGKTTTTALVGDVISWGGYETLVGGNIGIPAISFVPEATADTYIVLEVSSFQLETIQTFHPELAVVLNVTPDHLDRHGSFEVYWAAKRRILENQTPADFVILNADDPECVRMAQGCAATVYWFSRKKEVASGAFVRRDRIVVRDREGEREIMPLSELQLKGAHNVENVLAAVCAGVIVHCEPGRIRSAVKEFKAVEHRLEYVATIHGVDYYNDSKATNVDATIKALESFPRNIHIILGGKDKGSDYTVLKPLLEERAKRVYTIGAAAEKIAAHIAGSAEIVHAGTLEMAVKGAADSAAAGDIVLLAPACASFDQFQNYEQRGALFKELVHAMAQRAASETRA